One window of the Candidatus Neomarinimicrobiota bacterium genome contains the following:
- a CDS encoding Gfo/Idh/MocA family oxidoreductase, giving the protein MPTKRLGIGFIGGGFISRFHIRSLIGVRDVDVHGVCSKTKASAEETAALARETGVGQAKAYDSITDMVANSDIDALWICSPNFTRMEVMEEIVQAVESGKGELIGITCEKPLGRNVSEAKRMVELAQGANLLDGYLENQVFAPSVTRGKEIVWARGASTTGPPFLARAAEEHSGPHMPWFWEGELQGGGVLNDMMCHSVEEARFMLTPPGESREVLTPISVNAYTACLKWQRPEYAKILSDNSSGKTDYIKRPSEDFARSLIEYVTKDGHKVVVETTTSWCFVGAGLRLSMELFGPEYSMFVNTLDSDLRVFFSRNVKGSEGEDLVEKQNAESGEMPVVSNETDAYGYTAENRHMVQSFLTGNRPDENFNDGLNVTELLMTAYMSAEQDKTISFPPPDLDTFIPAVARGEWNPKES; this is encoded by the coding sequence ATGCCCACTAAAAGATTAGGAATCGGCTTTATCGGTGGTGGTTTTATTTCCCGCTTTCACATTCGGTCTCTCATCGGAGTGCGGGATGTGGATGTGCACGGTGTCTGTTCAAAAACAAAAGCTTCCGCGGAGGAGACAGCGGCACTTGCCAGAGAAACAGGCGTTGGCCAAGCGAAAGCCTATGACTCCATCACAGACATGGTGGCAAATTCTGATATAGATGCACTTTGGATCTGTTCTCCCAACTTTACCAGAATGGAAGTGATGGAAGAGATTGTTCAGGCTGTGGAGTCCGGTAAGGGAGAACTTATTGGTATAACGTGCGAAAAGCCTCTTGGCCGTAATGTGAGTGAGGCAAAAAGAATGGTGGAACTCGCCCAAGGAGCTAATCTTTTGGATGGTTATCTTGAGAACCAAGTTTTTGCACCTTCTGTTACTCGAGGTAAAGAGATCGTCTGGGCTCGCGGTGCCTCTACTACGGGGCCGCCTTTCCTTGCTCGTGCGGCGGAGGAGCACAGTGGTCCTCACATGCCTTGGTTCTGGGAAGGTGAACTCCAGGGTGGTGGCGTGCTTAACGATATGATGTGTCACTCGGTAGAAGAGGCACGATTCATGCTGACACCTCCGGGCGAAAGCAGGGAAGTACTGACACCCATAAGTGTAAATGCTTACACCGCATGTCTGAAATGGCAGCGGCCAGAGTATGCAAAAATTCTGTCAGATAACAGTAGCGGGAAAACAGACTATATAAAAAGACCTTCAGAAGATTTTGCCAGGTCTCTCATTGAATATGTGACAAAGGACGGTCATAAAGTCGTAGTAGAGACCACCACATCCTGGTGCTTTGTTGGTGCGGGACTGAGGCTGAGCATGGAGCTTTTTGGTCCTGAATATTCTATGTTTGTAAATACACTCGACTCTGATCTTCGGGTCTTTTTCAGCAGGAATGTGAAAGGGTCTGAAGGAGAAGATCTTGTTGAAAAGCAGAATGCCGAATCGGGCGAGATGCCGGTGGTAAGCAATGAAACCGATGCCTATGGCTACACCGCCGAAAACCGCCATATGGTCCAATCATTTCTAACCGGAAACAGACCGGATGAAAACTTCAATGACGGACTAAACGTAACAGAACTCCTCATGACCGCTTACATGAGTGCTGAACAAGATAAAACTATATCATTTCCGCCACCCGATCTGGACACTTTTATCCCCGCTGTTGCCCGGGGCGAATGGAATCCCAAGGAGAGTTAA
- a CDS encoding MFS transporter has protein sequence MSKNSRLGTMMFLQYALWGAWLPVTARYLSASVAEGGLGFSGSEIGMILGLAGSIGAVAAPFIAGQIADRYFSTERILAALVLIGGVVKWITAFQTTYSAWLILSIIYSIVYMPTLALSNSITFSHMQDPDSDFPKIRVWGTIGWITASWAFPMIWLQTDLGFQWMPPFIVGSEVANVTSRLADALIFSGVISVAYGAFCFTLPHTAPKRDAIEKLAFKKAFRLFNYSSFTVLVVASLAVSVIHQIYFLQTGPFLSSIGLKDSQIGPAMTVGQFAEIAAMAYLGFFLKRLGFRKVIFLGVLAYSARYAVFGTVSFPIWIMVVSQAFHGICYAFFFAGAYIYVDRIADEDVRHSAQTVFGIIILGGGPVIGGWLSGYLQETYTQEGLFNYAPFWYTLSAVGFITALFFVFMFREQLEGGEA, from the coding sequence ATGAGCAAGAACAGTCGTCTCGGGACAATGATGTTTTTGCAGTACGCTCTCTGGGGAGCGTGGCTGCCGGTCACGGCCAGATACCTTTCAGCCAGTGTTGCTGAAGGAGGCCTCGGTTTTTCCGGTTCTGAAATAGGGATGATTCTTGGGTTGGCGGGATCCATTGGTGCAGTGGCGGCACCATTCATTGCAGGTCAGATTGCAGACCGCTACTTCAGCACCGAAAGAATACTTGCCGCCCTGGTTCTCATTGGGGGCGTGGTAAAATGGATAACCGCCTTCCAAACCACCTATTCAGCCTGGCTCATCCTTTCCATTATTTACAGTATTGTCTACATGCCGACCCTGGCACTCTCAAATTCAATCACCTTTTCACATATGCAGGACCCGGACAGCGACTTTCCCAAGATCCGGGTCTGGGGCACCATTGGATGGATAACCGCCAGCTGGGCCTTCCCCATGATCTGGCTCCAGACAGACCTCGGCTTTCAGTGGATGCCGCCGTTCATTGTGGGGTCAGAAGTAGCCAATGTGACAAGCCGTTTGGCAGATGCACTCATTTTTTCTGGTGTCATCTCTGTAGCTTACGGAGCGTTCTGTTTTACACTTCCACATACGGCGCCGAAGCGGGACGCTATAGAAAAATTGGCATTTAAAAAAGCATTCCGGCTCTTTAACTATTCTTCGTTCACTGTTCTTGTCGTTGCCAGTTTGGCGGTTAGTGTGATTCATCAGATTTACTTTCTTCAGACCGGCCCGTTCCTATCATCAATTGGACTGAAAGACAGCCAGATCGGACCCGCAATGACGGTGGGGCAGTTTGCTGAAATTGCAGCCATGGCTTATCTTGGATTCTTTCTGAAAAGACTTGGTTTCCGGAAAGTGATCTTCCTGGGCGTACTCGCATACTCCGCACGTTACGCTGTTTTCGGTACTGTATCGTTTCCTATTTGGATCATGGTAGTCAGTCAGGCTTTCCACGGAATTTGCTATGCTTTCTTTTTTGCAGGAGCTTATATCTATGTTGACAGGATCGCCGATGAAGATGTCCGCCATTCTGCTCAAACTGTCTTTGGAATTATCATTCTTGGCGGCGGTCCGGTAATAGGTGGCTGGCTCTCTGGCTATCTCCAGGAGACATACACTCAAGAAGGTCTGTTCAACTACGCACCGTTCTGGTACACTCTTTCAGCTGTAGGTTTTATCACCGCACTTTTTTTCGTATTTATGTTTAGGGAACAGTTAGAAGGAGGAGAAGCGTAG
- a CDS encoding sugar phosphate isomerase/epimerase, translated as MKQIGRREFIKKSIGLAGGVSIMSVTSTGLTSCSGTPSFKISLAEWSLHRAIRAGGVEHLNFASIARNEFGLDAIEYVNIFFFDKVEDQSYLKEMKSRADSEGVKSLLIMCDNEGNLGDPDSEARHQAVENHHKLVRAAKYLGCHSIRVNARSEGSWEEQMKLASDGLRTLTEFGDDLGINVIVENHGGLSSNGQWLSGVIEKVDHPRCGTLPDFGNFQLSEGEWYDRYKGIAELMPYAKAVSAKSHDFDSDGNEINTDYFKMMGIVLDAGYKGYVGIEYEGQNISEMDGIRATKNLLERVRISLE; from the coding sequence ATGAAACAGATTGGAAGAAGAGAATTTATTAAAAAATCAATTGGACTTGCTGGAGGTGTGAGTATCATGAGTGTAACAAGTACCGGTTTAACCTCATGTTCTGGTACGCCGTCATTCAAAATCTCTTTAGCGGAGTGGTCGCTCCATAGAGCAATCAGGGCCGGAGGAGTGGAACATCTTAATTTTGCTTCCATCGCCAGAAATGAATTTGGTTTAGACGCTATTGAATATGTGAACATTTTCTTTTTTGACAAGGTGGAGGACCAATCCTACCTGAAAGAGATGAAATCTCGGGCTGACAGTGAAGGAGTGAAAAGCCTTCTGATCATGTGCGACAATGAGGGGAATCTTGGAGATCCGGACAGTGAGGCCCGGCACCAAGCCGTTGAGAATCATCATAAATTGGTGAGGGCGGCGAAATATCTGGGCTGTCACTCCATTCGGGTAAATGCCAGGAGCGAGGGTAGTTGGGAAGAGCAGATGAAACTGGCGTCGGACGGCCTCAGAACTTTGACGGAATTTGGGGATGATCTCGGTATCAATGTGATTGTGGAAAACCACGGTGGTCTTTCAAGCAACGGTCAATGGCTATCGGGCGTGATAGAGAAAGTAGATCATCCCCGGTGCGGCACACTGCCCGACTTTGGGAACTTCCAGTTGAGCGAGGGTGAGTGGTACGATCGTTACAAAGGGATCGCCGAACTGATGCCTTATGCCAAGGCTGTAAGTGCAAAAAGCCACGATTTTGATTCAGACGGTAATGAGATTAACACAGATTATTTCAAGATGATGGGGATCGTTCTTGACGCCGGTTACAAAGGTTATGTGGGGATAGAATATGAGGGGCAGAATATTTCTGAAATGGATGGGATCAGGGCGACAAAGAATTTGTTAGAGCGAGTACGAATTAGTTTGGAATAA
- a CDS encoding FAD:protein FMN transferase gives MFRSLTLAATISLIFTACGGPSSLTVLEGITMGTTYQLKYVSPNGLTVPAVLKVGIDSVLIEVNRQMSTYIPGSEISWFNRSESTEPITVGEEFYYVVNRALYWSRKSNGAFDITVFPLLYLWGFGPGDTGVPDQFPDSSTINRRMSHVGYEKIRTEKSSIVKLDPYISIDLNAIAKGFGVDAVFDYLESQNVSDMMVEIGGEVRVKGKNLQAKQWAIAIERPKLSAEREEGFDWVINLDNQAMATSGDYRNYFEIDGEIYSHEIDPRTGYPSQSGIASATVTAPTCTDADALATALMVMSITDGLELVESLPEVEAFLIIRETADRFRSQQSSGMNVKPY, from the coding sequence ATGTTTCGATCACTCACTCTTGCCGCTACAATTTCACTTATATTTACCGCCTGTGGCGGCCCTTCCAGCCTCACGGTACTGGAGGGGATTACCATGGGAACAACCTATCAGCTAAAATATGTTTCCCCAAACGGCCTGACAGTCCCGGCAGTCCTAAAAGTAGGTATCGATTCTGTGTTAATAGAAGTCAACAGACAAATGTCAACCTATATACCTGGCAGTGAAATATCTTGGTTCAACCGCTCAGAATCCACCGAACCTATTACTGTGGGGGAAGAATTTTATTATGTAGTAAACCGCGCTCTCTACTGGTCCCGAAAAAGTAATGGCGCTTTTGACATTACCGTCTTCCCTCTTCTCTACCTGTGGGGCTTCGGCCCCGGGGATACAGGAGTGCCGGATCAATTCCCTGATTCATCGACAATCAACCGAAGGATGTCCCATGTTGGCTATGAAAAAATCAGAACTGAAAAATCTTCAATTGTGAAACTTGATCCTTACATCAGCATAGATCTAAACGCCATTGCCAAAGGCTTTGGAGTGGATGCGGTGTTCGATTATCTGGAGTCTCAAAACGTCTCTGACATGATGGTTGAGATTGGCGGAGAAGTCAGAGTAAAAGGTAAAAACCTTCAAGCAAAACAATGGGCAATAGCTATTGAGAGACCTAAACTGTCGGCCGAAAGAGAAGAAGGTTTTGACTGGGTGATAAATTTGGATAATCAAGCTATGGCTACATCAGGAGATTACCGAAACTACTTTGAGATTGACGGTGAGATATACTCCCATGAAATCGATCCTCGGACAGGATATCCCTCCCAATCTGGAATTGCATCAGCTACTGTCACTGCACCCACCTGCACAGATGCTGACGCTTTGGCAACAGCTCTTATGGTAATGTCTATAACCGATGGACTGGAACTGGTGGAATCACTCCCGGAAGTGGAAGCGTTCTTAATTATAAGGGAAACTGCGGACCGGTTTAGATCTCAGCAAAGTTCAGGAATGAACGTAAAACCTTACTGA
- a CDS encoding DUF1080 domain-containing protein yields MMKRYLFPVLFLVFQACSSNLEREGFERILKENEGVFSKHGWNHYGPGHFELDKETGVLSSSGGMGLFWYSVSKYKDFVLEMEFKCSESKTNSGVFLRVPEVPSSDEYIYHSFEVQINEDGEGIHKTAAVYDAEPPSHDASKPTGEWNQYRITFLGKRIQVELNGETVVDWEAEPRGKITDFADEGYIGLQNHDWDTTVSFRNIYVKELK; encoded by the coding sequence ATGATGAAAAGATATTTGTTTCCTGTTCTTTTTCTGGTATTTCAGGCGTGCAGTTCAAATCTTGAAAGAGAGGGTTTTGAACGAATATTGAAAGAGAATGAAGGTGTCTTTTCCAAACACGGTTGGAATCATTACGGTCCAGGGCATTTTGAACTGGACAAAGAGACAGGCGTTCTCAGTTCCTCCGGCGGCATGGGACTTTTCTGGTACAGTGTCAGTAAATACAAAGATTTTGTCCTTGAAATGGAATTCAAATGTTCGGAGTCAAAAACCAATTCGGGTGTTTTTTTGAGAGTACCTGAAGTTCCTTCTAGCGATGAATATATTTATCACTCATTCGAAGTTCAAATCAATGAGGATGGGGAAGGCATTCACAAAACGGCGGCTGTATATGATGCGGAGCCACCATCTCATGATGCTTCAAAACCCACTGGCGAATGGAATCAATACAGAATCACTTTCTTGGGAAAGCGTATTCAGGTTGAACTAAATGGTGAGACAGTAGTGGACTGGGAGGCCGAGCCGAGGGGGAAAATCACTGACTTTGCTGACGAGGGTTATATCGGCCTACAAAACCATGACTGGGACACAACCGTCTCTTTCCGGAATATTTACGTTAAAGAACTGAAGTAG